One window from the genome of Nicotiana tomentosiformis chromosome 5, ASM39032v3, whole genome shotgun sequence encodes:
- the LOC104120352 gene encoding stress enhanced protein 2, chloroplastic, with amino-acid sequence MALTARPVFCELKPQTQKAEPAIFTPVQKLRVSEPGQLENGKIMLQPRLTTLRSFGSDPVGVIKTKNGFHGENDEVSPFFATLSEYIESSKKSQDFEIISGRLAMIVFAATVSMEVVTGNSLFRKTDFQGIAEAAGVSIGAVACAAIFAWFSSSRSKVGRIFTVGCNTFIDSLIDQIVDGLFYDNELSDWTDDI; translated from the exons ATGGCCTTAACAGCTCGACCAGTTTTCTGTGAGCTCAAACCGCAGACTCAGAAGGCTGAACCGGCGATTTTTACGCCGGTTCAGAAGCTGAGAGTATCAGAACCAGGGCAGCTGGAGAATGGGAAAATAATGTTGCAGCCGAGGTTGACTACTTTAAGGTCATTCGGGTCGGATCCTGTCGGAGTTATCAAGACCAAGAACGGTTTTCATGGAGAAAATGACGAGGTTTCACCCTTTTTCGCAACGTTGTCGGAGTATATTGAGAGTTCCAAAAAGAGTCAGGATTTTGAGATTATCTCTGGTCGACTTGCCATG ATTGTTTTTGCAGCAACAGTATCCATGGAAGTAGTGACTGGAAATTCTCTATTCAGAAAGACGGATTTTCAAGGAATAGCTGAAGCTGCTGGGGTTTCTATTGGTGCTGTAGCTTGTGCTGCCATTTTTGCATGGTTTTCAAGTTCTCGCAGCAAAGTTGGCCGAATCTTCACAGTTGGTTGCAACACTTTCATCGATTCCCTAATTGATCAAATCGTCGATGGCTTGTTCTATGACAACGAGCTCAGTGATTGGACTGACGATATCTAG